DNA sequence from the Ovis canadensis isolate MfBH-ARS-UI-01 breed Bighorn chromosome 2, ARS-UI_OviCan_v2, whole genome shotgun sequence genome:
TCTTCTGGCTCCTGTTCCCTTGATTTTCCCTTCCATTCAGAGATCCAGCCTGACATTCCTACCCTTACCTTCCTATCTATCAGTGTCATCCCAAGTCTTATGTTTTCTGGGCAGAATCTATATTGATtgcctacccactccaggccTAGCTTGGATTCCAACCCTACAGTCCCATGTCCTTCTGAAGACCTGTGACTCCTCTTCCCAGGGCTTGAATATCCTCATCCCTGTGTTAGACCGGATCCGATATGTGCAGAGTCTCAAGGAAATTGTCATCAACGTGCCTGAGCAGTCTGCTGTGACACTTGGTGAGGGGTGCAGGGTGACACGGGTTCTCTGAGGCCGTTAGGCCATGGTGGCAGGAGAAAGAGCTCATTGGAACCCAGGGACGTGaccttctttctctcctgcttCCACACCTACAGACAATGTAACTCTGCAAATTGATGGAGTCCTTTACCTGCGCATCATGGACCCCTATAAGGTATCTACCTTTGCAGCTCCTGAGTTGCTCTCCTTCCTAAAATCCTGCCCCAAGCCACTTACAGTCTCCATGCCCCTTTCAGGCAAGCTATGGTGTGGAAGACCCTGAGTATGCTGTCACCCAGCTAGCTCAGACAACCATGAGATCAGAGCTCGGCAAACTCTCTCTGGACAAAGTCTTCCGGGTAAGGGGATCTGAGCCAGAGTTAGGGTTTGAAGACTCATACCTGGCATTCAGTCCTTTCTGGGATCAGTCTCGGGACCTTCTTCATCTAGCCTCCTGATAGGTGAGTTGAGGCCATGGAGCTTCCACCTCTCATCCTCCAGGAGCGGGAGTCCCTCAATGCTAGCATCGTGGATGCCATCAACCAGGCTGCCGACTGCTGGGGCATCCGCTGCCTCCGTTACGAGATCAAGGATATCCATGTACCGCCCCGGGTGAAGGAGTCCATGCAGATGCAGGTGGAGAacagggggagtggggaggagtaCTTGAGGAGGCTCCAGTTGCATGGGAAACCTGGACGCTCTTCCCTACTGAAAAGGGTCCAGCTGCAGATCAGTGTCAGGTCTTTCTTTTACTCTGGTTTCTCGTTgcttggggcttcctaggtggaggCAGAGCGGCGGAAACGGGCCACAGTTCTAGAGTCTGAGGGGACTCGAGAGTCAGCCATCAACGTGGCAGAGGGAAAGAAGCAGGCACAGATCCTGGCCTCCGAGGCAGAAAAGGCTGAACAAATAAATCAGGCAGCAGGTCAGCAGAGGGTAGAGGCTGAGAGATGAACAGGGTGTGGGTCTTTGAAGGTTGGTAAGGACAGAAGCTTTGGGGTACCCTGACCTCATAGATCAAgttctgtctcttttttctttcaggagAGGCCAGTGCAGTTCTGGCCAAGGCCaaggctaaagctgaagctattCGCATCCTGGCTGCAGCTCTGACACAACATGTGAGAGGCCCCTGGGTGGGAGTAGGGACGGGATTTGGCAGTAGAAGGGGTTCTGTCTTCTACCCTGGGGGAAATTCCTGCCTTTTTGGTTCCATTGAGCCACATTCCGTGATCTCTTGTATTGTGATTTGCGTGTCCTCTTTCTGGGAACCTGATTTCTCtccactttcttctttccttcctctccaagTCTGTGATCTCTGATTTTTATCCTCCCTGTGGCCACAGAACGGAGATGCAGCAGCTTCACTGACTGTGGCCGAGCAGTACGTCAGCGCATTCTCTAAACTGGCCAAGGACTCCAACACCATCCTGCTGCCCTCCAACCCTGGCGACGTCACCAGTATGGTGGCTCAGGTTAGAGTGccctgaggacccagcacagcaccAAGCCAGAGAGCAAGACCATCCTGCCACCATCATCACTTTCACCATAGAGACTTTTAGAGTCCCCTGAATGAGGCATTCCGCTCATCCCTGATGGAAGGAAACCCCTTGAGACATCCTTTTTCTTGCAGATACCTGCATTAGCATTTTGAGGGTGACCCTGCGCTGGGAGTGTGTAACATTCCTAGAACAGACTCCAAAACTTTTAAGACTGAggcttaagagagagaaaggaaaaacaagtttACTGGCCCTagctctcccttcttcctttgaGCCATTGGTGTGTGGGCTATGCCTCCTGCCATGTGTCCTGATGgctgtctctctgtccctcccctcaGGCCATGGGTGTGTACGGGGCCCTCACCAAAGCCCCGGTACCGGAAGCCCAGGACTCAGTCtccagcaggagcagcagagatGTCCGGAGCACAGATGCAAGTCTCGATGAGGAACTTGATCGAGTCAAGATGAGTTAATGGAGCTGAgcttgggcagggaggtgggggacagggaagcaGCGCTGACAGACTCTGGCTTTAGCCTTCCTGCCAAGAttttggttattatttttttatttgaacttTAATCATGTAATAAACTGGCCAATGGCAAACTGATACTGTTCTCTTTGCTTGGGGAATGAAGTTGGGAAAGTCACCAGTGTTTTCCTTGGATGACTTCTGCCAGCCTCTAGTCCTGTCAGGTCTTGGGAACCGATTCCTTCGTGAATAAGAATGAACCTCGTATCAGTCATCCTGCCTGTCTTCAGGAGAAGCTGTGGGATATAGTGGAAGGATTAAGCCATATGTCTACCAAACTGCCAGCTGGGGAGAGTAGTGCCCCCTCTTGCTAAGTGTGGGGCTGTGAATTAGAGCAAGTGTTGGGGTTTTATTAAAGGGAAAGAGGACTGCCCTGGTGGAGTAATGCTGCTGAATGCTCATTGGGTCCTCAGGGACTGAggacactcattcattcattcaaaaacattGAATCATGTCTACCATCTGCCAGGCTCAATGTTAGATATAGGTTACAAAAGAACCCAAACCCAGTCATCCCCGTTTTCACAGGAAGCAGACTGAGGTACAAAGTGATGCATGCCAAGGTGGAGGAACGTTCTGGCTGAGGGATCCTGTGGGGAGGAGCATGTCACTGTGGGCAGCAAGGTTACTAACCCTGCCACTGGGCTCAGGCTGGAAAAACTGATGGATTCATCAGATGATGGTTTGGGACTAAGATATGCAAAGACCCATGGCTCCAGAGAAATTAGAACATTCAGAGTTGTTTCTTGTCGTGGCTGAAGGGTGGGGTGTTAGGGGATGTGACTGTGTGGCAAAGGCCAAACCTCAGGGAGATAGGGTCCTGAAAGTTTGGACTTTATCGAGGGGAGGCTGATGCAGGGGCGTGAAGGGTTTTTTCCCCTTCCCATGAAGAATTTTAAGACAATTAAGGTAATCGGTGTTTTAGATAGAGCTGTCCTGCTGCTATGTGGTCAGAGGATCTGAAAAAGAGATGGGAGGCTGGAA
Encoded proteins:
- the STOML2 gene encoding stomatin-like protein 2, mitochondrial isoform X1 — translated: MEKAILLAPVPLIFPSIQRSSLTFLPLPSYLSVSSQVLCFLGRIYIDCLPTPGLAWIPTLQSHVLLKTCDSSSQGLNILIPVLDRIRYVQSLKEIVINVPEQSAVTLDNVTLQIDGVLYLRIMDPYKASYGVEDPEYAVTQLAQTTMRSELGKLSLDKVFRERESLNASIVDAINQAADCWGIRCLRYEIKDIHVPPRVKESMQMQVEAERRKRATVLESEGTRESAINVAEGKKQAQILASEAEKAEQINQAAGEASAVLAKAKAKAEAIRILAAALTQHNGDAAASLTVAEQYVSAFSKLAKDSNTILLPSNPGDVTSMVAQAMGVYGALTKAPVPEAQDSVSSRSSRDVRSTDASLDEELDRVKMS
- the STOML2 gene encoding stomatin-like protein 2, mitochondrial isoform X2, translating into MLARAARGTGALLLKGSFQASARAPRRASSGLPRNTVVLFVPQQEAWVVERMGRFHRILEPGLNILIPVLDRIRYVQSLKEIVINVPEQSAVTLDNVTLQIDGVLYLRIMDPYKASYGVEDPEYAVTQLAQTTMRSELGKLSLDKVFRERESLNASIVDAINQAADCWGIRCLRYEIKDIHVPPRVKESMQMQVEAERRKRATVLESEGTRESAINVAEGKKQAQILASEAEKAEQINQAAGEASAVLAKAKAKAEAIRILAAALTQHNGDAAASLTVAEQYVSAFSKLAKDSNTILLPSNPGDVTSMVAQAMGVYGALTKAPVPEAQDSVSSRSSRDVRSTDASLDEELDRVKMS